One Synechococcus sp. JA-2-3B'a(2-13) genomic window carries:
- a CDS encoding chloride channel protein, with the protein MNSAPALRLRLSSENLLLLLAAAVGLATGLLVVGFRYLIGWWRYLLQDTLVDGIGRAAEHYGLWLLGSWTLALAPVLGGLLIGALGAVVPFPNLSLSSLVSPARPLALQPWWIPLKLLAAAISLGAGASLGPEAPSVESGALLGSLLGQNLRLSRERVQLLMAAGAAAGLAAGFNAPIAGVFLALELALARTFTTSAVSVVVLAAVVSALIAQVGLGAQPAFLLPTITQPAFVLPDYEIHSLLEVPLYLGLGFLASLVSMAFSYTLEWGKHLFNSGPLAAWPAWSKPILGGGILGCAGLGIPLALGVGYETIESILQAVPFSLGHLGLLLLGKLLLSALSLGSGFVGGTFAPALFMGAVLGAGYGQVLSQALPLIALSPPAAYAMVGMAAVLAASVRAPLTAILLLFEMTRDYHIALPVMAAVGLSIWLTEQLHSPAIYPSARRYRHATLDGVLGQEPRELTVQEVMVPPSLLLRQDTPLREALESLLQQKCHSALVVDGQERLRGILTLEDLERALAHKEAAELAELTVQEVSQSPVLTTFPDEAVAVAAEPMYEYDLRQLPVVSREDPEQIVGLLDRERVLLSQEIQSVRQALELEVPPAERDAGRNGQEGIPDASTAPAE; encoded by the coding sequence ATGAACAGCGCCCCCGCTCTCCGCCTGCGCCTCTCCTCCGAGAACCTGCTGCTGCTGCTGGCGGCGGCAGTGGGGTTGGCCACGGGGCTGTTGGTGGTTGGATTTCGCTACTTGATTGGCTGGTGGCGCTATCTGCTGCAGGACACCCTCGTGGATGGCATCGGCAGGGCTGCAGAACACTATGGCCTGTGGCTGCTGGGATCCTGGACACTGGCTCTGGCGCCGGTGCTGGGGGGCCTGCTGATCGGCGCTTTGGGGGCAGTTGTGCCCTTTCCCAACTTGAGCCTCTCCAGCTTGGTGAGTCCTGCTCGTCCTTTGGCACTTCAGCCCTGGTGGATCCCGCTCAAGCTCTTGGCGGCTGCCATCTCGTTGGGCGCGGGAGCTTCCCTTGGCCCTGAGGCCCCCAGTGTGGAAAGTGGCGCTTTGCTGGGATCCCTGCTGGGGCAAAACCTACGCCTCTCGCGGGAGCGGGTGCAACTGTTGATGGCTGCCGGAGCAGCGGCTGGCCTGGCGGCAGGGTTTAACGCGCCCATTGCCGGGGTGTTTTTGGCGCTGGAGCTGGCTTTGGCCCGCACCTTCACCACTTCTGCTGTCAGTGTGGTGGTGTTGGCGGCGGTGGTCTCCGCCTTGATCGCCCAGGTGGGGTTGGGGGCACAACCCGCTTTTCTTTTGCCCACCATCACCCAGCCGGCTTTTGTCTTGCCGGACTACGAGATCCACAGCTTGCTGGAGGTACCTCTGTATCTCGGCTTGGGCTTTTTGGCCAGCCTGGTTTCTATGGCCTTCAGCTACACCCTGGAGTGGGGCAAGCACCTGTTCAACAGTGGCCCCCTGGCGGCCTGGCCAGCTTGGAGCAAGCCCATTTTGGGGGGCGGGATCCTGGGCTGCGCGGGCTTGGGGATCCCATTGGCGTTGGGGGTGGGCTATGAAACCATTGAGTCGATTCTGCAGGCCGTTCCCTTTTCTCTTGGCCATCTGGGCCTGCTCCTATTGGGCAAGCTGTTGCTGAGCGCTTTGAGCCTGGGCAGCGGCTTTGTGGGGGGAACCTTTGCCCCGGCTTTGTTCATGGGGGCAGTGCTGGGGGCAGGCTACGGTCAGGTGCTATCCCAAGCTTTGCCCCTGATTGCCTTGTCTCCCCCCGCTGCCTACGCCATGGTGGGCATGGCGGCTGTGTTGGCGGCCAGTGTGCGGGCTCCGCTAACGGCCATCTTGCTGCTGTTTGAGATGACGCGGGACTATCACATTGCGCTGCCGGTGATGGCGGCAGTGGGTTTGAGCATCTGGCTGACGGAGCAGTTGCATTCGCCGGCCATCTACCCTTCCGCCCGTCGCTATCGCCACGCAACGCTTGACGGAGTCCTTGGGCAGGAGCCTAGAGAGCTGACGGTGCAAGAGGTGATGGTGCCCCCATCTCTTTTGCTTCGGCAAGACACACCGCTGCGAGAAGCTCTGGAGAGTTTGCTGCAGCAAAAGTGCCATAGCGCGTTGGTGGTGGACGGACAGGAGCGGCTGCGGGGCATTCTCACCCTGGAAGACCTGGAGCGGGCCTTGGCCCACAAGGAGGCGGCGGAGTTGGCGGAGCTAACCGTACAGGAGGTCAGCCAATCCCCAGTTCTCACCACCTTCCCCGATGAGGCGGTGGCAGTGGCAGCCGAGCCGATGTACGAATACGATTTGCGCCAATTGCCGGTGGTTTCTCGGGAAGACCCAGAGCAGATCGTCGGCCTGTTGGATCGAGAGCGGGTGCTGCTCTCCCAAGAGATTCAATCGGTGCGGCAAGCCCTGGAGTTGGAAGTTCCCCCAGCAGAGAGAGACGCCGGCAGGAACGGACAAGAGGGGATCCCCGATGCTTCTACTGCGCCCGCAGAATAG
- the nth gene encoding endonuclease III domain-containing protein, whose product MRLEQCFGIPQRAPNGLSPHPDLLDELVGTILSQNTTDANSSRAFRALKAAFPSWEAVLAADPADLAQVIRSGGLAHLKAARIQEILAAIQERQGSLSLDFLRDLDDAGALDFLLSLKGVGLKTATCVLLFGLGRDLCPVDTHVHRVANRLGLVRAKHPDDTFAQLSPQIPRGKAYSLHVNFVRLGKRICKARMPECGRCPLRPTCPSGRQR is encoded by the coding sequence ATGCGGCTAGAGCAGTGCTTCGGGATCCCCCAGCGGGCTCCCAATGGCCTTTCCCCTCACCCCGATCTCCTGGACGAGTTGGTGGGCACGATCCTTTCCCAGAACACCACCGATGCCAACAGCAGCCGTGCCTTCCGCGCCCTCAAAGCCGCCTTTCCCTCTTGGGAAGCGGTCTTGGCTGCCGACCCGGCAGATCTGGCCCAGGTGATCCGCTCCGGCGGCTTAGCCCACCTTAAAGCAGCCCGCATTCAGGAGATCTTGGCCGCCATTCAAGAACGACAGGGATCCCTGAGCCTCGACTTTCTGCGCGACCTGGACGACGCCGGCGCCCTCGACTTTCTGCTCTCGTTAAAAGGGGTAGGGCTGAAGACCGCCACCTGTGTGTTGTTGTTCGGGCTGGGTCGGGATCTCTGCCCGGTGGATACCCATGTGCATCGAGTGGCCAACCGTCTGGGCTTGGTGCGGGCCAAACATCCCGACGACACTTTTGCTCAGCTTTCCCCTCAGATCCCCAGAGGCAAAGCCTATTCCCTGCACGTCAACTTTGTCCGGCTGGGCAAGCGCATCTGCAAGGCCCGTATGCCCGAATGTGGCCGCTGCCCGCTGCGTCCCACCTGCCCTTCTGGGCGGCAGCGCTGA
- the murG gene encoding undecaprenyldiphospho-muramoylpentapeptide beta-N-acetylglucosaminyltransferase — MDTRAKDPASRPRLLVAASGTGGHIFPALAVAEQLPDWQIEWLGVPDRMEGKLVRERYPLHRVVMSGWQGSPLHRLQALAQLARATLQVRRLLMSGRFDIVLTTGGYIAAPAILAARSLGVPVLLHESNWIPGKVTRWLGRFCQVVALGMAETAEHLPGVAAQVVGTPVRAEFYTPQPFPADLPIPDGDPLIVVMGGSQGARGLNRMVATCAPAWLEAGAWIVHLTGGSEAQDPEARIPSHPRYRPFPFRRDVAALLQRANFAISRAGAMSLAELLTTATPAILIPYPFAAEDHQYQNALAFVGRGGGVVMRESEENLDLLRQTVLTWLAQPQVVAQMAARLQAAAPPNASKVLARLLQEIRQSSAR; from the coding sequence GTGGACACACGCGCCAAGGATCCAGCTTCACGCCCTCGGCTGCTGGTTGCTGCCAGCGGCACTGGTGGCCACATTTTTCCGGCCTTGGCCGTTGCCGAGCAGTTGCCTGACTGGCAGATTGAATGGCTGGGGGTGCCGGATCGCATGGAAGGGAAGCTGGTGCGGGAGCGGTATCCCTTGCACCGGGTCGTCATGTCGGGCTGGCAGGGATCCCCTCTCCACAGGCTGCAGGCCTTGGCCCAACTGGCCCGTGCGACCCTACAAGTGCGCCGACTCCTTATGTCGGGACGGTTTGATATTGTCCTGACCACCGGTGGGTACATTGCCGCTCCGGCCATTTTGGCCGCCCGTTCGCTGGGGGTGCCGGTGTTGCTGCACGAGTCCAATTGGATCCCGGGCAAAGTGACCCGTTGGCTGGGGAGATTTTGTCAGGTGGTGGCGCTGGGCATGGCGGAGACGGCAGAGCATTTGCCAGGGGTGGCCGCCCAAGTGGTGGGCACGCCAGTGCGGGCCGAGTTCTACACGCCCCAGCCTTTCCCTGCCGACCTCCCCATTCCCGACGGGGATCCCCTCATTGTGGTCATGGGGGGCAGCCAAGGGGCGCGGGGCCTCAACCGCATGGTGGCCACCTGTGCCCCAGCTTGGTTGGAGGCGGGGGCCTGGATTGTGCATTTGACCGGCGGCAGCGAAGCTCAAGATCCGGAAGCCAGGATCCCCAGCCATCCCCGCTACCGGCCCTTTCCTTTCCGTCGAGATGTAGCTGCCTTGTTGCAGCGGGCCAACTTTGCCATTAGCCGCGCCGGAGCCATGAGCCTGGCGGAGTTGCTGACCACCGCCACCCCGGCCATTTTGATCCCCTATCCCTTTGCTGCAGAAGATCATCAGTATCAGAATGCTCTGGCCTTTGTGGGGCGCGGTGGGGGGGTGGTCATGCGAGAATCCGAAGAGAATCTGGACTTGCTGCGGCAAACGGTGTTGACCTGGTTGGCCCAGCCGCAGGTGGTTGCCCAAATGGCCGCTCGCTTGCAGGCCGCAGCTCCTCCCAATGCCAGCAAGGTTCTTGCCCGCCTGTTGCAGGAGATCCGCCAGAGTTCTGCCCGTTAA
- a CDS encoding photosynthesis system II assembly factor Ycf48: MFKPLRLVLLIAVSVLLMAARMPNMRVVPWQQVEVPTQNILLDIAFTGTTPSHGWLVGDKATLLESRDGGLHWQVRELPGLEPEAYLASISFAGAEGWVAGQPKILLHTLNEGSDWTSIRLNNQLPGEPLLIQALGPGAAEMVTNVGAIYRTEDGGQTWHAQVDEPIGAIKNIARGPEGEYLAVSSRGSFYFLYTPESRTWKPYPRESSRRIQNMGFGPHGSAWKLNQGAEIAFTDDFTSGQWSSPLRPGRALSFGYLNAAYQNDHDLWVVGGGATLIHSPDGGKTWEQAKKLSNIPANFYSIEFFGPEQGFILGQRGTLLRYVSSNNS; the protein is encoded by the coding sequence ATGTTCAAACCCCTGAGGCTGGTGCTGCTGATTGCTGTCTCGGTGCTGCTAATGGCGGCGCGGATGCCCAACATGCGGGTGGTCCCCTGGCAGCAGGTGGAAGTGCCCACCCAGAACATTCTGCTGGACATTGCCTTCACCGGCACCACCCCTTCCCATGGCTGGTTGGTGGGAGACAAGGCGACGCTGCTGGAATCCCGCGATGGGGGTCTGCACTGGCAGGTGCGGGAGCTGCCGGGTCTGGAGCCGGAAGCCTACCTGGCCTCCATTAGCTTTGCTGGGGCAGAAGGCTGGGTGGCCGGGCAGCCGAAGATCCTCCTCCACACCCTAAACGAGGGATCCGACTGGACTTCCATCCGCCTCAACAACCAACTGCCAGGGGAGCCGCTCTTGATCCAGGCTCTGGGCCCTGGCGCCGCCGAAATGGTGACCAATGTGGGGGCCATCTACCGCACCGAAGATGGCGGTCAGACCTGGCATGCCCAAGTGGATGAGCCGATTGGGGCCATCAAAAACATTGCCCGCGGCCCTGAAGGCGAATATCTGGCGGTGTCGTCGCGGGGCAGCTTCTACTTTCTGTACACTCCTGAAAGTCGCACCTGGAAGCCCTACCCGCGGGAAAGCTCCCGCCGCATTCAAAACATGGGCTTTGGCCCCCACGGCAGCGCTTGGAAATTGAACCAAGGGGCGGAGATCGCCTTTACCGATGACTTCACCTCCGGCCAGTGGTCGTCGCCGCTGCGTCCGGGGCGGGCCCTCAGCTTTGGCTACCTCAATGCCGCCTACCAGAACGACCACGACCTGTGGGTGGTGGGGGGTGGCGCTACCCTGATCCACAGCCCTGATGGTGGCAAAACCTGGGAACAGGCCAAGAAACTCAGCAACATCCCCGCCAACTTCTACAGCATTGAGTTTTTCGGCCCCGAGCAAGGGTTTATTCTGGGGCAACGGGGCACCCTCTTGCGCTATGTCAGCTCCAACAACTCCTGA
- a CDS encoding rubredoxin, protein MNGSQPDPGVQPRSPKTPRLIELPEDETDAQLSDPLRMQRYECRSCGYVYEPAKGDQLNRIPAGVPFEELPADWKCPVCRAGKRSFQAVGAKGKPSGFQENLRYGLGVNVMTPAQKNLLIFLGLALGFLFLMSFYFVE, encoded by the coding sequence ATGAATGGCTCGCAACCGGATCCCGGTGTTCAACCCCGTTCTCCCAAGACACCGAGGCTCATTGAGTTGCCGGAAGATGAAACCGATGCGCAGCTCAGCGATCCCCTGCGGATGCAGCGCTACGAATGTCGTTCTTGTGGCTATGTTTACGAACCGGCCAAGGGGGATCAGCTCAATCGGATCCCGGCGGGCGTACCGTTTGAGGAATTGCCAGCCGATTGGAAATGTCCGGTGTGCCGAGCCGGTAAGCGCTCGTTCCAAGCAGTGGGCGCCAAGGGCAAGCCTTCCGGTTTTCAAGAGAACTTGCGCTACGGCCTGGGGGTGAACGTGATGACCCCTGCTCAAAAGAACCTGCTGATCTTCTTGGGACTGGCGCTGGGATTTTTATTTTTGATGAGTTTCTATTTCGTCGAGTGA
- a CDS encoding FHA domain-containing protein: MTTPPRRPALNHVLIVKDRHGPKAYWLTAELYSLGRDPRNSIRIDSQYASRYHAILVKTESPSSPDGFTYQIIDGDIQGTPSTNGLYVGGQRVEFRDLEDGDEIQFGNDATATYSLQNKDLDEILATFENTQIVEL, from the coding sequence ATGACCACGCCCCCTCGCCGACCGGCCCTCAATCACGTGCTCATCGTCAAGGATCGTCACGGGCCAAAAGCCTACTGGTTGACGGCTGAGCTTTATTCGTTGGGCCGGGATCCGCGCAACAGCATTCGCATCGACTCCCAGTACGCCTCTCGCTACCACGCCATTTTGGTTAAGACAGAGTCTCCCTCTTCTCCCGATGGGTTTACCTACCAAATCATTGACGGAGACATTCAGGGCACTCCCAGCACCAACGGCCTTTACGTGGGCGGGCAACGGGTGGAATTTCGGGATCTGGAGGACGGGGACGAAATTCAGTTTGGCAACGATGCCACCGCTACCTACTCGCTGCAGAACAAAGATCTGGATGAAATTCTGGCTACCTTTGAAAACACCCAGATCGTTGAGCTCTGA
- the tpiA gene encoding triose-phosphate isomerase: MRPILIAGNWKMHKTQAEAREFLRELGLALRSSPSGSASQRQIILCVPFTDLAVVAEQSRGSDIAVGAQNLHWEDQGAFTGEISGPMLAELGVRYVIVGHSERRQYFGETDETVNRRLAAAQRHGLTPILCVGESQQQREQGLTESWIVGQLDRALQGIDLENLVIAYEPIWAIGTGQTCAAQEANRVIGLIRQHLGNAQLPILYGGSVKAGNIDELMAQPEIDGVLVGGASLDPQEFARIVNFQALAPA; the protein is encoded by the coding sequence TTGCGCCCCATCCTCATTGCCGGCAACTGGAAAATGCACAAGACTCAGGCTGAGGCTCGCGAGTTTCTGCGAGAGTTGGGCCTGGCTTTACGGTCATCGCCGTCAGGGTCAGCATCCCAGCGGCAGATTATCTTGTGTGTGCCCTTTACAGACCTGGCGGTGGTGGCAGAGCAAAGCCGCGGATCCGACATAGCCGTGGGAGCACAAAACCTACATTGGGAGGATCAGGGAGCTTTTACCGGGGAAATTTCCGGCCCCATGCTGGCGGAATTGGGGGTGCGCTATGTCATCGTCGGCCACAGCGAACGGCGGCAGTACTTCGGCGAGACGGACGAAACCGTCAATCGGCGTCTGGCAGCCGCCCAGCGGCACGGCCTTACCCCCATCCTCTGTGTGGGAGAAAGCCAGCAGCAGCGGGAGCAAGGCTTGACCGAGTCTTGGATTGTGGGGCAGTTGGATCGCGCCTTGCAAGGGATCGATCTGGAGAACTTGGTGATTGCCTATGAGCCAATTTGGGCCATCGGCACCGGCCAGACTTGTGCAGCTCAAGAGGCCAACCGGGTCATCGGCTTGATCCGGCAACACCTGGGCAATGCCCAACTGCCCATTTTGTATGGCGGCTCGGTGAAGGCCGGCAACATCGATGAGCTGATGGCCCAGCCTGAGATCGACGGCGTGTTGGTGGGAGGGGCCAGCCTAGACCCCCAAGAGTTTGCCCGCATCGTCAACTTTCAGGCCCTAGCTCCCGCCTAG
- the treY gene encoding malto-oligosyltrehalose synthase: MRIPTSTYRIQFHAGFDFDAARQIVPYLKLLGISDLYASPIFQARKGSTHGYDVVDPRQINQELGGSEKFELLWEALNQQGIGWIQDIVPNHMAYDGQNQMLMDVLESGPNSDFVDYFDVNWNHSYLGIKGRILAPFLGDFYDKCLESGQIQLRYDADGLSINYYNLRFPLNIDTYADVFTYNLSKLRRKLGRSHPDYVKLLGILFSLKFIPSKEDLLERTDQISFAKHSLWELYTSSQPIQSFFDENIAIFNGKPGDPSSFDLLDSLLARQHFRLSFWKVGAEEINYRRFFTINELISLRVEDREVFRKTHQLIFKLAEQGRFNGLRIDHIDGLFNPEEYLHRLRERCPNLYIVVEKILEANESLPQSWPVQGTTGYDFLAKLNGIFCQEENAEAFDSLYQNFTNLRHSPEQVIEDKKRLIIERNLSGDMDNLAFLLKQITSHHRYANDFTLYSLRRALVEVLVCFPVYRVYIHEGILSPEGQQVVRQAVEKAKENLPVLVNELNFIQRFLCLESLENLSDQEKNEQIHFAMRLQQLAGPLMAKGVEDTAFYVYNRLLSLNEVGGDPCRFGLSVQEFHRFNQERSARWPLSMNASATHDTKRGEDVRARLNVLSEIPAEWEKHINLWHELNLGYKVRSKQAKRSELPDRNDEYLLYQTLLGSYPFQPEEVPQFVQRVKDYAIKAVREAKVHTAWLRPDTEYEEATTAFIERILQGPNPFLESFLPFQRKVAHFGIFNSLSQTLIKLTSPGIPDIYQGTELWDLSMVDPDNRRPVDFSRRLAYLEEIQRRVKQDPLQLIADLLLHRSDGRIKLFLIYHVLKARQEQPQLFLEGSYIPLQISGSHADHVVAFARQHSKQVLLTVVPRFLTKLIDETQDPLGESVWADTEIHLPRWKRLDWVNGLTQERIPAGETLPVGVVLKSFPVALLWGQSR; encoded by the coding sequence ATGCGGATCCCGACTTCCACCTATCGCATTCAGTTTCATGCTGGGTTTGACTTCGACGCAGCACGACAGATTGTTCCCTACCTGAAGTTGCTGGGCATCAGTGACTTGTATGCCTCTCCCATCTTCCAAGCCCGCAAAGGCAGCACCCACGGCTACGACGTGGTGGATCCCAGGCAGATTAACCAGGAACTGGGGGGAAGCGAAAAGTTTGAGCTCTTGTGGGAAGCCCTCAATCAGCAGGGAATAGGCTGGATCCAGGACATTGTGCCCAATCACATGGCCTACGATGGCCAGAACCAGATGCTCATGGATGTTCTGGAGAGTGGCCCCAACTCAGATTTTGTTGACTACTTTGATGTGAATTGGAATCACTCTTACCTGGGGATCAAAGGCAGAATCTTAGCCCCTTTCTTGGGAGATTTCTACGACAAATGTTTGGAGTCGGGTCAAATCCAGCTTCGTTATGATGCCGATGGCCTAAGTATTAACTACTACAACTTGAGGTTCCCCCTCAATATTGACACCTATGCGGATGTTTTTACCTACAACCTGAGCAAACTGCGGCGAAAATTGGGACGCAGCCATCCCGACTACGTCAAGTTACTCGGGATCCTCTTCAGCCTGAAATTCATTCCCAGCAAGGAAGATCTCCTAGAGCGCACCGATCAAATTAGCTTTGCCAAGCATTCGTTGTGGGAACTCTACACTTCTAGCCAACCTATCCAGAGCTTTTTTGACGAGAACATTGCCATTTTTAACGGCAAGCCAGGGGATCCGTCAAGCTTTGACCTGCTGGATAGTCTTCTGGCGCGGCAACATTTCCGCCTTTCCTTCTGGAAGGTGGGTGCTGAGGAGATCAATTATCGTCGTTTCTTTACCATTAACGAGCTGATCTCGCTGCGGGTAGAAGATCGCGAAGTGTTTCGCAAAACCCATCAGCTTATCTTTAAGCTTGCAGAACAGGGACGATTTAATGGTTTGCGCATCGATCATATCGATGGGTTGTTCAATCCCGAAGAGTATCTCCATCGCCTGCGGGAACGCTGCCCAAATCTTTACATCGTGGTGGAGAAAATACTAGAGGCCAATGAAAGTCTGCCCCAAAGCTGGCCGGTTCAGGGCACAACGGGTTACGATTTTTTGGCTAAGCTCAACGGCATCTTTTGTCAAGAAGAAAATGCGGAGGCTTTTGACTCTCTCTATCAAAATTTCACAAATCTACGGCATTCCCCAGAGCAGGTTATCGAAGATAAAAAACGCCTGATCATCGAGCGCAACCTGTCAGGAGATATGGATAACCTTGCTTTTTTGCTCAAACAGATCACCAGCCACCATCGCTATGCCAATGACTTTACCCTCTACAGTTTACGTCGAGCTTTGGTAGAAGTTTTGGTGTGCTTTCCGGTCTACCGCGTCTATATCCACGAAGGGATCCTCAGTCCAGAAGGTCAACAGGTGGTTCGTCAAGCTGTGGAGAAGGCCAAGGAGAACCTGCCCGTTTTGGTGAATGAGCTGAATTTTATTCAGCGCTTTCTCTGCCTGGAGTCTCTGGAAAATTTATCAGACCAGGAGAAAAATGAGCAGATCCATTTTGCCATGCGCTTGCAGCAGTTGGCCGGCCCTCTCATGGCCAAAGGGGTAGAAGATACTGCTTTTTATGTGTACAACCGCCTTTTATCTCTCAATGAAGTCGGCGGGGATCCCTGTCGCTTTGGCCTTTCGGTGCAAGAGTTTCACCGCTTTAATCAAGAGCGGTCAGCTCGGTGGCCTCTGTCCATGAATGCTTCTGCCACCCACGACACCAAGCGTGGCGAAGATGTGCGGGCCCGGCTGAATGTGCTTTCTGAAATCCCCGCCGAGTGGGAAAAGCACATCAATCTTTGGCATGAGCTGAACCTCGGCTACAAAGTCCGCAGCAAACAAGCTAAGCGCTCGGAACTGCCGGATCGCAATGACGAGTATTTGCTCTACCAGACATTGCTCGGCTCTTATCCCTTCCAACCGGAAGAGGTGCCCCAGTTTGTACAGCGGGTCAAAGATTATGCCATCAAAGCAGTGCGGGAAGCTAAGGTCCACACCGCTTGGCTTCGCCCCGATACCGAGTACGAAGAAGCCACTACCGCTTTTATCGAACGGATCCTTCAAGGTCCTAACCCCTTTTTGGAGTCCTTTTTGCCTTTCCAACGGAAAGTTGCTCACTTTGGCATTTTTAATTCTCTCTCACAGACGCTGATCAAACTGACCAGCCCTGGGATCCCGGATATTTACCAAGGCACGGAACTGTGGGATTTGAGCATGGTGGATCCCGACAATCGTCGGCCTGTGGATTTTTCCCGTCGCCTCGCCTATTTGGAAGAAATTCAGCGGCGGGTTAAACAGGATCCTCTCCAACTCATTGCGGATTTGCTCCTGCACCGCAGCGACGGACGCATTAAGCTGTTTCTGATTTACCACGTGCTCAAGGCCCGCCAGGAACAGCCCCAATTGTTTCTCGAGGGCAGCTACATTCCTCTGCAAATCAGCGGATCCCATGCTGACCATGTTGTGGCTTTTGCCCGTCAGCACAGTAAGCAGGTATTGCTCACGGTAGTGCCGCGTTTTTTAACAAAGTTGATCGACGAAACCCAAGATCCTCTGGGAGAATCCGTTTGGGCAGATACCGAAATTCATCTGCCGCGTTGGAAGCGGCTGGACTGGGTGAATGGGCTAACCCAGGAAAGGATCCCTGCCGGCGAAACCTTGCCGGTGGGCGTTGTCTTGAAATCCTTCCCGGTGGCCCTGCTGTGGGGACAATCCCGCTAG
- a CDS encoding M48 family metallopeptidase, translating to MSSIQREPRILLGLRADQFRHPVDLQATRSLQQVPGLGLLIQNWLGSTAGQIFYLDNIASSIQINEHQLPEIHQLLVQACRILDLEVPQLYVRQNPTPNAYTFAMQGKKPFIVLHSSLLDLLEPPEIQAVIAHELGHLKCNHGVYLTMANILMLSTSLLPFGGLFYQALQDQLMHWLRCAEFTCDRAALLVAQDAKTVISVLMKLCGGSPQLASKLNVDAFLEQARTYDELDGDLWQMELKQMQTVGRTHPLPVLRAREIERWFRSNTYQQILELQGLGSAPRTSTAAS from the coding sequence ATGTCGTCCATTCAACGAGAACCTCGCATTCTGTTGGGCCTGCGGGCCGACCAATTTCGTCATCCCGTGGATCTGCAAGCCACCCGCTCTCTGCAGCAAGTGCCGGGGCTGGGCCTGCTGATTCAAAATTGGCTTGGCTCAACGGCAGGACAGATATTTTATCTGGACAACATTGCTTCCAGTATCCAAATTAACGAGCATCAGTTGCCGGAAATTCATCAGCTTTTGGTGCAGGCCTGTCGCATCTTGGATCTGGAGGTGCCCCAGCTCTACGTGCGGCAGAACCCCACGCCCAATGCTTACACCTTTGCCATGCAGGGGAAAAAGCCCTTCATTGTCTTGCACAGCTCTCTGCTGGATCTGTTGGAGCCGCCGGAAATTCAGGCCGTGATCGCTCATGAGTTGGGCCACTTGAAGTGCAATCACGGGGTCTACTTGACGATGGCCAACATTCTCATGCTCTCCACCAGCTTGCTCCCCTTCGGGGGGTTGTTTTATCAGGCGTTGCAGGATCAACTGATGCACTGGCTGCGGTGTGCCGAGTTTACCTGTGACCGGGCGGCGCTGTTGGTAGCCCAAGATGCCAAGACGGTGATCTCGGTGTTGATGAAATTGTGTGGGGGATCCCCGCAGTTGGCCTCCAAGCTGAACGTGGACGCCTTTTTGGAGCAGGCCCGTACTTACGACGAGCTGGACGGGGATCTGTGGCAGATGGAGCTGAAGCAGATGCAAACGGTGGGGCGCACCCATCCGCTGCCGGTGCTACGGGCCAGAGAAATCGAGCGTTGGTTCCGCAGCAACACCTATCAGCAGATCCTGGAGCTCCAGGGATTGGGCTCCGCACCGCGGACGTCAACGGCTGCTTCGTAA